The Colius striatus isolate bColStr4 chromosome 8, bColStr4.1.hap1, whole genome shotgun sequence genome includes the window AAGATCTACCACTGTGTGGAAGCCACCTCTTTTTGGTGTCTTCAAAGCGTCATTTGATGGCCTCTGGCTCCTGCACTGGAAACAAATAGTCCAAAAGCTACTTACACAAGCAATTTTCAGCAAATGCCATATCTCCCTTTGTCTTTTGCCTTGCATTTGCATCACTAAGTTGTCAGCTTCCTTGATGTTATTCAGTGCAACTTCAATCTTTGGAAGCAAGTCAATGATCTTCTGCTTACAGCCCAACAGCTTGCtgtaataaaaaacaaacacaaaatgacTTTGCAGCTTGTGTAGTAATATGTTCTAGCAAAGCCATAAGCcataagcaaaaccaaaacccatAAGGGATTCAAAAAGAATTCTGTGGGAACACTCAGCAGAGCACAGTGATGGCCACAGGTACAAAACATTCAAAGACCCTTGGACTTGTCCAAGTTCAGTTAAGACTCAAAAAAGCAGGCAGAGAACACTATTATTAATACTCAAAATATAAGCTCTtatttgaaatgcaaaaatTAATCCTGATGACAAAGGCCATCACAGTAACTCAACCATGGTATTTTATTCATCTTCTCTGGTCCGTGTTAGTCTCTTTCTTTATAGGATCTAGTAAGCATAAACCATacatgaaatgaaaattaagttATGCTTTGCTGACTACTGAGATCTGTGTAATGACCTTTTTTCTGAGCTACTTGAAGAATTAATGAACAAATCACTGTGGTACCTTCTTAGCTGTTAcactacttctttttttccttaagatttTAATCCCAACCTAAACACGATCAGAATTTGTCTTATTTGAAAGTGAATTGGATGCTAACAGTACAAATCATTACCTTCTCCTCCCGTTCCCTATTAGCTATACACGTTAgctacatgtttttaaaaagtatatggAGGACAATGTACTTTAAAAAGACACAAATGAATAGGAGGTATACTGCTGTGAGAAATATATACCTCTGGATCAAGCTTTTGGTCTCTGATTTccatgttttttcctctcctttcctgctACAAAGCTACAAATATAAGTtgcatttgtttgcatttttgttcCTACATAAAGTACCTGAGATGGCCGAACAGCTCCTTGAGAACTCGGTCTTGGCTCTGTACTGTCTGCACAATGATCTTCACCATGTCTGTGCTGTCACTATAGGCATTGTCTGGAAGGGCCAGCAATCAATACATTAGTAAAACACTCTTCAGCAGGGAGGCCCTCTGGACACAAGTGCTCAGAGACAAGACAAAATTTGACTTAAGAgtgaaaacaaactgaaatacaatgAAACATCTCAAAATCTGTCAGAATCTCTCATTAGACACAGCTTTTGCCTAATGTCTGTTCTTTTTGCAGTAAGATATACAATTCCAGCCATTCGTCTAGATACTGGCTTCACTCCAGACTGCAGGTAGTTGCCAAATGCTCCACTAAATCTTTCTGCTCGTCAGTTACTAGGTTCAGAACGTAATATTCTCCAAAGATGGGGTTCCATCCAGTATAATCACAAAGAGACTGCCCTTGGGGTACAGCaatgacagaggaagagcatCTCTCCCTATGTCTGGGAAGGGAGTAATAGTACTGGAGCAATGCTACTGGAAGCAGGAAATAAAGGCAGAGAATGCCAGAAGGCAGGCATCTGATCAGGCAAAATGCTCCCAAAAGATAAATCCACGTCTGAAGAATAGGACTACAGAATTTGGGAGAGGTAAAGGCTCAACAAAAAGAAGGTATCTTAAGGTACACACTGGTGTCTGGTTAAATTTGATACAATCATTTGCCTTTTCCTAAATAGCATTTTCTGCGTTTGAGTTCAGACAAATTAGTCATGGGGTAAAAGCGTGAAACAAGTCTTTGAACTATCTCCTTCCATACCTGGAGGTCTTGTTTTTAATTGCTTGTACAGGTCTATGGCCCTCTGTtccctttaaaaagaagaaaattattattacaCGTATCAACAACCAGGTGACTCGAGTAAAACCACTGCAATTCAGTTATGCCTTGCTGAATCTCTGCATTAGAGCTGCCACCTTCTTCTACAGCTAGTATGAAAGTATGCCATCTGTAACACAGGGATGGTGTTTCTGTGATGGAAACCAACTCTTCCCTAAAAgctgtctctctttttctctggtcatacattttcttcttctcagaTAACTGTCCCAACTGGAGGTaatctttcagtttcaaatttTAACACGGCTCAGCTGTGTGACTTTCTGTGGTATCCTTAACGatgaaacttcatttttgtaCCTATGGGTACTTCTTCACAACCACCTGACAAATTCTTGTTCCTGTTCTGCATTTTTCCCCCTGAATTTTAACAACATTCTGCAAATGTAAAGagacagctgcagcagaaataAGAGgacagtatttttctctttcccattaAACAAATGTTATTTCTCTCAAATACTTCAAAAGCAGCTAAACACTAAAACTTCCACTGCTCTAATCAAAAGTCTGCCAGAAATAAGTTAGCAGTTTAGGCTGTTCATGTTCTCGTGTGCTGGGCAGTCACTTATCTCAAAACTCCTGCATCAGCCAATAACAGCAGGGAGGTGCTCATTACTGCtctgggaaaaaagagaatattgCACTATCAGGCAAATCAGAGCCATCACCCAGGACCTCTTTGTGTCTTGTGGCTGTGTGTATCACTTAAGCTAGTACTCTCCAGCATGCTTTGCAACAGCCAGAAAAACTGTTCAGGAGACTCAATCTGTTCTCTGCCTCACTCCCTGTTGAGAGGAGTAGCTTTAGACCAGAAGAATCAACAGCTTAGGGCACACTTCCAGCACCTTGCAAAtggagcatgtccaaagaaTGGCAACAGAGaagaagggtctggagcacaagtctgatgaagagtgtctgagggacctgggggtgttcagcctggagaaaaggaggtcGAGAGGAGACCTTCCCACTCTCTATAACCACCTGataggaggttgtagcaaggtgagggtcaatctcttctAAGCTACAAGTCACggaggaagaggaaacagcctcaagttgcaccaggggaggttcagactggatattaggaaaaccttcttcactgaaagggctgTTAAacactgtcacaggctgcccacggatGTGGTGGAGTTCCCATCCTCAGAgctatttaaaagctgtgtataTGGGGTgctcagggacatggtttagtggcgagtttggcagtgtgaggttaatggttagactctatgatcttaaaggtcttttccaagcaaaacaattctatgattctaaatagCTGATGCAGCCTTGGGTTTACAGTAGTGAAAGTGcttaaaacagaaagaacaaaTGTAGAGCTGCAAGTGGTGGGACCTTCCCTTTTACCAGCAAAATTATCTTAAAACCAATTGCAAAGTGCTCTGTACTCACAGTTTGCAAAGAGTGAAGCATGTGTTTCGAAAGTGCTGACAGAATCACCACCAGATATTTACTCCTGATACTGAAATACATTAAATCCATTTATGTGCAAGAAAGAGCATCAGCAAAGGACTTACAAGCTCTCCATGATCTCTCCTTGGCGCCTTGCATATGGACTCTTCTGCAGCTCTACAATCTCTGTATGCAGAGCCATGATCTGCTCATCCAGATAACCGATATCTTCTGCCTAAAAgtgaaaaacaagcagaaataaaactgaaggaGGAGAGCAATGAAGTAAATAAAGACACCCAGAATACTTGTTTGGATAATGGGCTGACTCCAAGCAGagtttagaagaaaaaatgcaaaggtCTTTGATGGGACTGCTGGTACAGTAATTGAGGTTACTGCTGTTACCTTCTCAGTGCATGGTACCACCTATATTCAAATCTGACAACCAGACTGGATGAGAAAAATCAGTTTCTCAATAATATAATATCTTTGAGATGCATGCTGcacgtgtgcacacacacaaacactcgAGCTCTATGAATGTTCCAGcagtgaagacttttttttctgctgcagtaTGGACAGAGGATGCTCTCACATCTTACCCTCCTGCATGCACTTTGGTCTGACATTTCTTTGGTATTTCACATCTTCCTCAAAGCAATATCAAAGACACCAATCTTATGCCAAGCACTCCCAGTGAGGTAGGTGAGGCAGCCAACATTTATGAGCACGAGGAGTAGGTATGTGGCATCAGACATGCTCTGGAGATTGCCAGCATGGTTGAGAAAGCACTGGTCACTAAAACGGGCCTTAGTGCCATGGACTGTGGGCAGTGATCTGTCTTCCTGAGAAAGTATTTGAAGAGATTTCAGATATTCCTTTCTGATCTAGCACTGAAGGACCTGAATTTGGAACACTTTTCGGAACATATCCtttgctgaagctgcagaatTACTTTGTATGAGGTTACAAAACTGGGATGTGACCCCTTGATCAGAAAGGGATGCAGGGTCTTGCAGGTAAAGAACAAagcaagaagcagcagtgaaaaaTCACATAATCAAATAAGAATCCGATTGTGaggaaaaatgtgaagaaaacacTGTTATCAAAAATGTCTTTATCTGAAGCGCCATGACTTACCACACAGTACACTAGCTTCTTTTGAATTCACAGAGTTAGGCTACTCACTAGACACACTGAGACACCACTGTGTACTATCCAGTAAAACATTTTCCACTTCTGATAAATAGACATGATATGATTATACATGTGGAATGAAAAGCTTGAAGATAGAACATTGTCCTGATGGTGtgcacagtaaatattttttcaagctCCTGTTTTTCTGGAAACAGCCAGAGACAGCTTGGAATTATTCTGCTAGAAGCAGCCtccttttatctttctttgcttcttaACAGGGACTGACCAAATCCCCCAGATCTCCAAATTTAAAGAGCTAAATGGTGATGAATTCAGGTGGGAATCCCAATTCCCCTATCTCCATCATATGAGCAAGCAAGAAAATTTGATATAGATGAAGATAGGTACCCCAAGACCCGAACTACCAGTCTATTtcttcatgggaaaaaaaccagacaatGCAATTTATTGTTTATGTTTCTAATGGCATCTGGGATTTTTATGTATTCATCACTGTGCTCTGTAGTGCAAGAAATCAGCTGAGCAAACCATGTGACAGTCCTGCTCATCAGAACATGTAATGTTCTCAGCACTCCTGCAGCTATCACAGACCACAAAAAAGAGTACTTTTTGAGACCTCTACTCTGAGAAATACATTACAAATGTGCTGATTTTTCCTTGCATTCCCTCTGAAAGCTCCTCTCCCTCAAGCTCTATTCAGCACATccagtagaaaagaaaaaaacagcttttgacAACAATCATCATAACTCTGTCCCTATTTTTTAACGGATAAAAGGTTATTCCTTCCCTATAAAGCTCTGGACAGAACTGTCAGCAGAATTATTCTCTCTCAAAAGCCTCTGTCTCATGATCATTTTCAGTGGAGGTAAAACTAAAATGCTCATTCCCAGAAGTCAGAGATCAGAATTCTAATCAGTACATACATTTCAACTAGCCTTTCTTGCAGATCTAATGCTCTTGAGAAACAAGCCCATAAATGACAAATGAAAGCATCTGTTAGTAACTATTAAGACTACTCAGAGCAAGAAATGGCTCTAGTTCTGCTCTAAATTTCTTTAGGATGACTCTTCTTATCAACTAATTTGCACGCTTTCTTGCAGAATATCAGAAATTTGGATCCATATTCCTTAATGAAGTACTACAATTTTGAAAGTACCAATTGGTATTATTTTCACCTTTAGTGATGGAAGATTCTGTGTACAATAAATCCAGCCCTGAAGACTCTTCAACACCACGTCTTTTTGGCAATAAATAACATGCCTCTGTAGCCTACCTGCCTATATAGACAACTGAGACAGGGACAtttgtgtgggttttgttcAAATCACTAGATTCAAACAACTTCGGGACTGCtgactgtttctttttaaatgcacCTGCAATGATATTATCTTTCCCACAGCAGGCAGGATATGAAACACACTGAAgggacagagcagtggcacataTGACATTAAAGGCCTTTCACAATCTCCTTCACTGAGATAATGAAGCTTCTTTCATATTCCCTACCTGTGCACATTGAGAAGCCTTCTCTTCCATCTCCTTCCAGGCTTTGAGCATCTTTTCAGAAGCTTAAGAGAAAAGAGTCGTGAAATTATAGAAAGAtacagagacaaaaataaagcaCGACCTGACCTTTACATATGTCGGTTGAATTTGAACAGAGAGCATGGTGCTGAATCTCAAAGTCAGTCATAACCCAGAGATCAAAGGGAGACAGTAAAGTTGCAACTGAATAACCTTAAATCACATAACAAACCTCCTGGTGGGATTTCACTGTTTCCAAACACTGGTTTAAAATGAGTTTGAGTCTTCAAACTCTACCATTAAGCTCAACAACTGCCACTTTTGATTAAATAAGACCATCCAAAATCAGTTCACTgagtttttccattttccatcaTCACCCTTCAGTCCAGTCATAATTTGAACTCAAGTTTAAATTTTTAGTCATATATCCAAATTATGCATCAATCTTACTATTCTCTCCTGAATGATATTTCTACGATCCAGATATTTCTGTGACAGTAAAACTATAGCCAGTGTTTTTTTACTTCATCTCTCATCCTGACCAATGCTGCCTCCTGATTTCAGGCACAGCAAGATTGCTTCCCTAGCAGCTCctaaacttgttttcttttaagctaGTTCTTACTCACTGTCCCTCAGTCTGATTCTTTAGAAGATCAGAAAGACATCCAGGCAAATATTATACAACACATACATATGCCATAAGCCATCTGGTCACTGTATCTCTCCAGGTCAAGGCGAATACTTTGATGAAAGAATTCAAGCTTTGCTTTCAGTTGCTGAGATGCTGATACCATattgttcttcatttttattaggTTGGCATTGTAACGAAGAAGACTGAGcctaacaaacaaaacaagaacagcACATTAGTTGAAAAGCATATTGGGCTTATGTGGCCAGTGCTGTCACATTACCTGAAGGAAAGACTAGTAAAAAATTGATTCAGATACTTGGAACAGAGTCTCAGTGGGGTCACAGACTACATCTCACATCCTCAGAAGCTGCAGGTCCCTCAtcaagcaaaagagaaagttcttcctcatttcatAGGGTTTTTGTGAAGCTCAGTTCAACGGTATCTGCAGTGTCAGCGTTTACAGGGTCCTGTAGTGCACATTGCCTCTGGGGAATGCTACATCTTTTCCACCACTTGAGATACATGATACTGCCCCATACACCCTACAAATGGTTCCATTCATTCTACCATTTGTGAAATGAGTTTCCTGTGCTGCATCAGGAAGAATGCTGCCAGTAGACTGGGGAGGTGATTCTTCCTCTCCAGTCCGCACTGCTGGAGTCATACctggtccagttctgggatccccaGTACACCAGCGTCATGGACATACTGAGGAGAGGCCAATGAATAGCCATGAAGATGACTAAGGGACTgaagcacctctcctgtgaggaaaggctgagagagagGGAACTGTTCAGCTTGAAGAAAGACAAGGCTGAGTACAATATACAAATACCTGAGGGTGCCAGAGGCAAAGGGcaaaaaactgaaacaaaaaaggtaCCCTCTGCAcatcagaaacatttctttactgtaagtGTGACCAAGCACTGctacaggttgcccagagagcaACCTTGttgatatttaaaagccatctgGACTTAGTCCTGGGCAATCAGCTCCAGATGACCCCACACAAGCCAACCTTAGCCATTCTGTAAGTCTGGGACTATATTCAAGTTTTGACAGTTATCATCAATGTCAGGCACCACCTGATGTGGAATAAGGTCCCAGCCCAAATATGTTTTATAATGTAAAAGTATAGAACAGTAGAGGGTTGAAAAACATTGGAGATGGACATTTCCATGCAAACAGTCTGCATTTGCATAATAATGCATTTTCCAAATAAGGAGTAACAACTTACATGGCAGCTCTCTGGCCCTGGAAAAGCCTGCTATAATCTTCCTTCAGCCCAATCACATAGTGAACTGCTTCTGCCCATACTTTGCGCAGTTGAGGAATTGGCAGTTGGATTTTACTATCCTGTACTGAATGTAAGAAAAACACAATTGTACACAAATGAAAGAATAACTCTAGAAAAGGAAGTCTGTGCATACAATGTTTCTAATTCCTGCTTCAGGGGCCTAAATAAAGGATCAAGTCACTCAAGATTTGCTAAACGTTTATGTGATGCTGTCTAAGTGTGCATAAGCTTTTCATCTTATGACTCCCCCTGTATCTGACAGCCCATTACTGGCCAGGCCACAGGTCATGTTTGACCTCACATGTTTGATCTCACAGCTACGGGAGTACTGATTTCTTTGAGCTCTTTGGCCTTTTGTCGTTAGCAGACACAGGGCACACCACATGAAACTACATGTCACATGGCACAAAGAAGGACCCATGGGTGGTTATATCCAGAAACTCTTATCTAAAACACTTGTCCAAACTAGAAAagttgattttattttgctcCATTTAATCAATTGACATCGGTCACTGTCCTGACATGTGTTTCATCTGAAAATGTCTTCAAATCTTTTGAACCTTTCCTCCCAGATTCCTGACCTAGATATTAAAGGGAAAATGAGGTGGGACTTCTGTGTCTCCACAGAGACAGGTAATTCTCAGTGCATTTGGCTATCAATAAACGTAAAAATCCTTATCTCCAAGAGGTCAGTCACAATGATGCCATACGATATTTACCACAATAAAACAGCCcagagcacagaaaaaaatcccaatcacAACAAATATGACATCCTTCATACAAGTATATTGGGTGTATATATACCTTCACAGAGGCATACTAGGTCCTGTAGATGATGACTGTCATTTCAGGAGGCATGTATGGGAAACTATAAGCAGAGACACAGCTTTTGTGCATGGTCTAGAAGTATACTGATGATGCCAGGGCCAGGAAGCAGCACCAGAACTAATAGTAACTAACCAGGGCGGATCCCACCAGTACCCAAGTTGCAACAGACAGACTCTACTCCTAACAACTCAAAAGGAAAGAGGGGCTTGGACTTTCTCAGGCACCTAGCTCTGCTTGGTGAGACCAGAGTAGAATCAGTACTATGGAGTTCACACACACATTATCACTAGAGCTGAAAACTGTCAGGAAGACAGAACAAGAGGTTTTGAACCTCTACCAAGTGCCTGAAGACAAGCCCTAACTCGTAACCTTCACAGCAGAAGAATGATAGCAGTCTGGCAACTGGCACAACATGGCCAAACACACTGGGTTGGCTCTGTAACTAGGGCAAGGTGGATTTCCTCATACAGGGCCTGAATGATTAACAAGCATAGAATGAGGTACCTGTTTTTTCACTTAAACAAGACATGAGAGATGGGTCACAGTTGAAATGCAATTACAGTACAGGGCAGAAAGGTAATCTGCAACCTCAGGATGCTGATATGGGGTTCAGAACCATATATCTAGGAGAGTTGTAGGAGGCCAATTGCTCATAAACATCCAAAACTCCCAATTGCAGGAGACAGAACTGCGAGGCATTTAAACCTGTACTGTATCTGTGCACAGGGAGAAGGGTTAGATGCACAACATGCTAAACCATAAGATAAGAAGGTCCCTGACCTTTGGTACCACCAAAGGATGTCTATGTGGGCTATCAAATTCAAGTTCTACAAACACATCCCAGCATGATATCAGTGCAACACTATGGGTGTGAAGGGACAAGACCCTTTAGTGGAGCAGAAGGCTGTGCAAATGATATCACAGCCCTCAAGTCACAATCTTCTTTCCATGATGCAGAGAGCAAACATAATCAAAACTTTCCCTTTCTAGGCTATAATATTAGGTTGCACATATTACCTCTCAAGCCTTCTTTCATACAGTGGTTCTGTTTAAGTGGGGCAATGTGTAGGTTTAGGTGCTTGGGTGGGGTAGATGCTGTTCAGTGCACAGAATTTAAGGGCAAAAactttaaatttatttattcttaaGTTGCTCTACAGGAGAGTTCCCAAAGGGCACGCAATAAATTCTCTGAActgtttcatttgcaaaaaGTGGAGATACAGCACTGCACATGAATTCTTGTTAGGCTGCTCTGGGTTCTCAAGTGGCCCTCTTTGAATTATACAATGCCCTTCAAAGTTAACACAGAGATTTGGAAGGAAAATTTACTCTCTTATTACACATGAAGCAGTGCTTTCAGTTCCCAGCTGTCCTCCAGCATACTTACCGATGTAGTTTACACAGTCAGACAGACTCCGAGAAGCAAAGGGTCCATCATAGACAGTTTTGCTTTTATCGAACAAATAGACCATGTAGCTATCCCAGCCTCTCTGgttagaaaacagaagagaatatAAACAAGAAAATTCCAAAACAATAGCTCTTACTAACCCAGACGGTATTGGTTACATCATGAACTGTGGGCAGATACTCTCATCACTGATTTTGACAGACTCCCACAGAAACACAGGACCTTTGCTTTGCCTGCATGTCACTTTATTAGAATATGTAAACAGAGTCTAACTATAGGAATAATTATCCATTAAAGGAAATAATGTCAGACCTTAAGAATTACTACACTTACAGAGCAATCTGTATGCAGTGTGGGAAGATTAAGGAAATTTATCTTCCCTAAGATTTTAAATTCCCTGAGAACATGGAAGATATTAAATAACAGAATCGTCCTTACTACGCCATCAATAACACACTGGGAAGCAGGTTTTCGAGGGTCCAGGCAAATCCCTGTTTCCAACAGCAGTTCCTGATTTCCAGTACTTATTCCAGTTTCAAACTCAATCCGAATCTGCAGGGAATGAAGGCTTTCCTCAGGATGcaagagaaatgaaacaatCTTGGCAGAGGTCATATTGAGGATATGTACTATCTGTAACAAGAGTACAACATGATTGCAAGTCAATGGCTATCAAAGGCAAAGGAT containing:
- the CHUK gene encoding inhibitor of nuclear factor kappa-B kinase subunit alpha isoform X2; amino-acid sequence: MLKLGFRTLLKGSGIQYLHENRIIHRDLKPENIVLQDEGGKIVHKIIDLGYAKDLDQGSLCTSFVGTLQYLAPELFENKSYSVTVDYWSFGTMVFECIAGFRPFLHNLQPFTWHDKIKKKDPKHIFASEEMNGEVHFSTHLPQPHSLCGLIVEPMENWLQLMLNWDPQQRGGGLDPETSRPKCFLIMDHILNLKIVHILNMTSAKIVSFLLHPEESLHSLQIRIEFETGISTGNQELLLETGICLDPRKPASQCVIDGVRGWDSYMVYLFDKSKTVYDGPFASRSLSDCVNYIVQDSKIQLPIPQLRKVWAEAVHYVIGLKEDYSRLFQGQRAAMLSLLRYNANLIKMKNNMVSASQQLKAKLEFFHQSIRLDLERYSDQMAYGISSEKMLKAWKEMEEKASQCAQAEDIGYLDEQIMALHTEIVELQKSPYARRQGEIMESLEQRAIDLYKQLKTRPPDNAYSDSTDMVKIIVQTVQSQDRVLKELFGHLSKLLGCKQKIIDLLPKIEVALNNIKEADNLVMQMQGKRQREIWHLLKIACTQSSSRSLVSSSLEGTASTPAATWLPQSSSGNVPHPLSSMASLEDRENFVHVIEENLNYLELFSSILQEVRQEQNNSMMGFDWSWLK